The following are from one region of the Harpia harpyja isolate bHarHar1 chromosome 4, bHarHar1 primary haplotype, whole genome shotgun sequence genome:
- the CRYAB gene encoding alpha-crystallin B chain: MDITIHNPLIRRPLLSWLAPSRIFDQIFGEHLQESELLPASPSLSPFLMRSPILRIPSWLETGLSEMRLEKDKFSVNLDVKHFSPEELKVKVLGDMIEIHGKHEERQDEHGFIAREFNRKYRIPDDVDPLTITSSLSLDGVLTVSAPRKQSDVPERSIPITREEKPAIAGAQRK, from the exons ATGGATATCACCATTCATAACCCCCTGATCCGCAGACCCCTGTTATCTTGGTTGGCACCGAGTCGTATCTTTGACCAGATTTTTGGAGAGCACCTGCAGGAGTCAGAGCTgctccctgcttcccccagccTCAGTCCCTTCCTGATGAGATCCCCCATTCTTCGGATCCCCAGTTGGCTAGAGACAGGACTCTCTGAG ATGCGACTGGAGAAGGACAAATTTTCTGTAAATCTTGATGTGAAGCATTTCTCCCCTGAGGAGCTAAAAGTGAAGGTGCTTGGGGACATGATAGAAATTCATGGCAAACACGAGGAGCGCCAG GATGAGCATGGCTTTATTGCCAGGGAGTTCAACAGGAAATACAGGATTCCAGATGATGTGGACCCTCTGACCATAACCTCATCGCTCTCTCTGGATGGTGTCCTGACTGTGAGTGCACCAAGGAAACAAAGTGACGTCCCTGAGCGCTCTATTCCTATCACCCGTGAAGAGAAGCCTGCCATTGCAGGAGCCCAAAGGAAGTAG